The Paroedura picta isolate Pp20150507F chromosome 6, Ppicta_v3.0, whole genome shotgun sequence genome segment ATAAAGTGTTTTAATAATGATACTACTGATGACTGGCATACCAATCATACACTATAATTACTTGGAAATAACTCAGCCAGTCTAGACTCATAACTTTACAACCTGCACCATAGTGCATTCTGTATATAACAACAGCACTACCTCATTGAATgcagtttattttgttttcagggatagggttgccatttCCAATGTGGGAGCAGGGGGATTgctgtttcccattgcctgccatcATTGcctggagagccaacttggtgtagtggttaggaacactgacttctaatctggcgagctgggtttgattccccattccttctccacatgcagccaactgggtgaccttgggctcaccatagcactgataaagctgttctgaccaagtagtaatatcagggctctctagcctcacctgcctcacagggtgtcttttgtggggagaggaaagagaaggtgactgtaaaccactttgagacttcctggtagagaaaagtgtaatttaagaaccaactcttcttctatttcagtgAGCAGTGGGGAAGGAATGTGGGTATTGGATTGCTGTCCCATGTTTTGTCTACATTTGGATGGCTTGTTAAGAGTTTTGAAATGTCTCTTACTTGCACATTCAGCCTGGCTAGATTCCTGGCAGTATTAGTTATATTACTAATTTGAATTCAGATGGGGAGGAGctatgactcagtggcagagcacatcCTTTGCATGCAAAAAGTACCAgcttcaatcctcagcatctccagttaaaaagcttgtgtggtaggtgatgtgaaaaacctggCCCTTAAACCTTGGTGAgcagtctaagtagacaatattAACTTTGATACTAACTTGTTCTGGTCAATAACTTCCAACCCAGTGTTTTGTGACTCAGTACAAGGCAGGTTAATgtgttcacatttatataccttgCCATGCAAATCCCATGTAAGGATTACAGCTTGTACTTAGTTGTATAAATATATTCACTCAAAAAGTGATCAATGCACCATCACCCTCTCCAAGCAAATTCTCATGAGCCTGGAGAAGGAGGAGTCTGACACCATTATCAGTCACTGAGATTTGCCTGTACATCAAGTTAAGCATCAATGCTGAATCTTAGACATATCACATACATTTGTTTTCTGCCTCTTCAAATGTTTATATTACCTGACCTGGAAAGTCCTAATGTTTACTATGGGCAATGTGCATATGAATTATTTAAAGTATATGAGttatagagagccagtgtggtacaatggtgagagtgttggactaggatttgggagtccCTGGTTTaaattcccactctgctatggaaacttgctGTTTGGCCTAGGACAAATAGCATATTCCCAACTTAACTCTAAGGGGTAGTTATAAGGATAAAACGGAGATAAGGAGAACAGTATAAACTGCTTTGGTGAAAAAGACTGGGaataaatgaggtaaataaataataaatgctgtCAGAGGAATCAAATACCTATATAAAAAGCCAGGCTTCGATTATTCCAGCCTAGGCTCGCTAAATCTAACAAGCTACATTTAAGTTGGCCATGGGTCATTCTTCTTATCCCTGACTGGAATAATAAAACATATAGGACAAATCCAGCTCTTTTATGTACTTGAGCTTTGTAGAGATCAGTGCCCAATTGATTTGCATGAGAAAAGTTAATTGTAGAACTTATTGATCCATGTCACTCACATAGCAGTAAAGGGGAAGATTAGCAGATCTCAGGAGACCACATGAAGAAATAGTGCTTTATGTTGAATGGTTTATTGAGCAAGATTGTGGTCTGTCTCCTTTCACTTTGATACACCAACTTTCTTTTAAATAATTGCTACGAGTAACAGAActgttgatttattttatttggttggAACGCTTAAAGCCAAGCTTTAAGGCTGAATTACATTTACCTCTATAATACTAGGTAACAAATGTATGGTAAGAGATTCCTTACAGATAAACGGAACATAACAAGAACAGCAAGGTGGATTAGATGTGATAGCAGCTCCAGAGTCTCACATTTAAAGAGCAGGAAGCATTTGTTTGTCATTTAAGGCAGCCCTATGAAATTTGATTATAATTCTAAAAATACCTTGTGAATAAATTACATAGAGACTCTGAGGACAAATGTAGCACATTCATAGTAATCACCTTTCATTTTGCTGGCTGTGGAAAGCACTGAGCTTATGGCTTTGCATCTTTTAAAAGCCCCAATCACAGCAGCTTTATAGACACAGTGGCTTTCTGGTACAAACCACAGGGTATGTACTAGAAAGGAAGAGGGAACTGTTTTCCAGCAGTTGTTCTGTGCCTAATGCATGCTTTTAATGGACTTTGTGTAACAGAGATTCGCTTCTAGGAATCTTAATTAGTGAAAAAACATTAAAGGAAGACTtttactttggggggaaattgtacTTAAAAATTAAATCCATTCTGCCTCATACAGAATTCACTGCGTCCACTGACAATTTCAACTCCAGAAGCCAGCTTCTTAACAGAGAAATtcacaggggcatttcccacggcttaaaaatagcacaatggtagctgattgaaaacgctactaatttgccataacgcacgacgtcgtaaacaatctgcaacaatcctgaaaccgaaccgccaaaagcgcttcgttgtagcgcttctaggggaatccagaaaactggattcaccctccggatagcgatacactcctgcaaccaatctgcaacactagcgctaaagacctgtgcgttaccattgttgcgggttcttcaaagtccctcctcccgagcctgtcctccaaacttccggcgaactgttcgccattttttttttctccgagcgagcggggatctacgaggcaacgggacagcgactggctttcaagcacgatcactttcggaaattctgcccggacaccacaagagtttttcacaagcacagtggcacacaccgtcacgttcccaaaatttgcccaaagcttaaaaccccgtctaccatcggccagtcctagcggagtcaacgtacagggagcattttaaaaaattttcctctgagcgtgccaacgaacgttcgccgctcgcagtctcctgcttagcttagaggggttcaatagacatgattcgtggtgatatcatgaggggcggcttatgtgtagtgggtctttgtgtggttcccggtgcgtgcttgtgcttgggtgcggacaaccccttccattggcgactagacctccggcaagcggagttgccgtcccccgttcattttaaaaaattttcctctgagcgtgccaacgaacggtcgccgctcgcagtctcctgcttagcttacaggggttcaatagacatgattcgaggtgatatcatgaggggcggcttatgtgtagtgggtctttgtgtggttcccggtgcgtgcttgtgcttgggtgcggacaaccccttccattggcggctagacctccggcaagcggagtcgccgtcccccgttcattttaaaaaacattcctctgagcgtgccaacgaacgtacgccagtaacatgtcatgtttggttgatttatgctgtggctggtgaatattattggggaactgccgagtactgccgcacttgctctcggttgaacaccggcatgcgtttgtgtaatggcggacattttcctaaaatggctcccgctgcatgttcaaactgctcttctcgcgtgtaaacgaatacgcgcatgcgttaagtcaaacaacaagggcgccaatctggccattaggagcagatcctgttcccgcgcgaggagttttgaacgtgacatgtgacctaatgtggccaatgtgcgtgtcccctgctgccctccaccaatcaggagccggctagtccctttgtctttgtgtgcgggaaggtatatgatccgttgcaccctgcacctcccaccaccattttgctcagctactagcgaaagcaacatggaatcgtcttctcaagcctcgtccgtccctgcaaccggccgtggcccaacttggagggacgcggagatcagggacctgatcgggattttctcggaggagaaaatccaggacgcgttccagtcctcccacaggaatagggaggtttttgaacaagtggctattaagatgcgcgccctgggccacaacaggaccggccttgaatgccggtcgaagaccaagacaatgagggcagagtacatgcgtgccgtgaaccataataagggttccggcaacgaaaaggttacctgcccctacttcgaggagcagcgccagctgtacggggacggggaaggatccggcaggccgaagcgcgtcggccggagccttaaggtggttcggaagccggctgccccggtcgaggaaccacccgctgaggaggatcccggcgagggaacctcgtccagctttcgccctccaccccccgtccagcaacgagccgcggaatcggtaacgctggacctgatcgccatcgctcctggggagccagaggaggctcctgagcaaacgccccttgcctccggtaagtgattttctttttattttatatttccttttgagcaaatgtgtgttctgacgtttgggcatcgttttctcgtgtgttcgttgcaacgcataagatggtaggctgtggagtgcttgctgtggttactatttgaaacggttttaattttataattttataatttaatttttaaaagattttaaaagaaggtaggctgtggagtgcttgctgtggttactatttgaaacggttttaatgttataatttaattttaatttttaaaagatttaataagatggttggctgtggagtgcttgatgtggttagtattttaaacggtcatgtttaacccacagccccaaaatatttgctgcatgcctcgcccataggccttctgcagtactttggctcactactttgggagcttgctttgtggttcatggtgtatgcttgctcatttttcactattttctgctcttgtccacagagacacagttgccagggacggggcccctagagtctccagcagcacctgacgtggatagtgattcgggggcatcaactaacattggtaa includes the following:
- the LOC143840040 gene encoding uncharacterized protein LOC143840040, yielding MIRCTLHLPPPFCSATSESNMESSSQASSVPATGRGPTWRDAEIRDLIGIFSEEKIQDAFQSSHRNREVFEQVAIKMRALGHNRTGLECRSKTKTMRAEYMRAVNHNKGSGNEKVTCPYFEEQRQLYGDGEGSGRPKRVGRSLKVVRKPAAPVEEPPAEEDPGEGTSSSFRPPPPVQQRAAESVTLDLIAIAPGEPEEAPEQTPLASETQLPGTGPLESPAAPDVDSDSGASTNIDFIPGTQEEEQPGVLGPPARRRRIQIQDEVLSDEEEEPPLPPGSPPPRGALPAEERLTRERGRLRRVSVLTSVGERLLEHCYEESRRAAAADQAMLTLIAQEGRKLRAVLRETNQILREGVEEVRLIRRLMERAVAVMERAYPPQIAPPPPPTPTPPLPAPTPPTPSQNASTQTRRRTILGKRKIKPADKYSPS